From the Clostridium cagae genome, the window CCAGCTGCCTTGCTTTCATCTGAATAATAATAGTACCACTTTCCATCTTCTTCTTTCCAACCTATATCTGAACTAACATTTGTTTCTCTATTAAGTGTTGGCTCAACAAAAGAATTATCAAACATAATTACAGAATCAGTTATTAAAGAATTAGGCTTATTTTCAACCGGTCCTGGTGGTGAAAAATGAGATGAATCATTGTCATTTAAATTATCTTCATAATCTTTTTGCTCATCTTTATTAACCGCAATATTTGAATAATTACATAATTCTATGTAATATTTATTTACTTCTTCTCCATAAGTAAGACTTGGGGCCCATTTTCCGCCTAATGAATTAACAGTTGGTGATTTTCCTTTTATACTTATGAAATGTCTTGGATCATATGTATCACTTTTAGGATAACCATTAGCCCCTGCATAAAGTGCTAAATGATCCATGTGAGCTTGTACACCTTCATCCCAAGTATTAAACTTCTTATGAGCATTTTTATCTCCATCTGATCCACCTTGTGAGGTCTTCATTCCACATGGATTACGAAAACTCGAATCTAATACCCCTCCAAATCTTCCGAATCCAGTTTCTTTTGCTGATTGTACATATGCAATGGCTGGATTAACATCTCCGCAAGTCTCTGAATACTTCCAATAAAGATCTGCTAGACTTAAAAATTCTTCAGTTGCACCTTTAGTTTTTGCCCATTTTTTTGCATCACTTGCAGTAGCTTCTGTCTCTGATATTATGTTTATATCTTTTACAGATGCATGTACCATAGTTGACGGCATAAAACCTAGTGCCATTACAAATACAAATAAAAATGACACTATTTTACTTTTAATATTCAAAATAGTATTCCCCCTTCCTAGTTGTCACATTTTTTAACATAATCATCCATTTTTCTCACAATATAATCTAATTTTATCACATGAAGTTCTTAATGTAAATTATAGTTATATTGGATAATTAATCTATTTTAGATTTTTATAGCTAATATAATGTTCATAATAACAAATTTACCAATTTTTAAATAATGGTCTGTTTTAAATAAAATCCTTACTTATTGCAAATTCTAATATAAATCCCCATAATTCCAAACAATATATCATATTAGCCTATTAAACATTTACTTTACATACCTTTTAACCGATAATATAAGTAAACATTTATAAGTCAGGAGATGATTATATGAACATAATTAAAAAGAGTGGCAGAATTGAGGAATTCCAAATCTCAAAGGTTAGACAATCAATACTTAGTGCATCAGAAGAAGTTACAGAACCATTATCAGATGCTGAACTTAAATTAGTAGAAAAAGAAGTTAATAATATTTTAACTAAATTAAATAGAACAGAAACTTCTTCTTATGAAGTATTTGCTATATGCTTAAACGTATTAAATGAATTAGGCTTTAAAGCAGTATGTAAATCTTATCTTCAAGGCTCAATAAGCTTTTAAAATGCGTATATTACACATTTTTTAGTTGAAAGTTGAGAGATGCTAGTTAAATTTTGTGGTAAAAAGTCATAGAGAATTTTTTAAAATACATATTAAAATTCCAATGAAGAATTTTTTCATAACACTCTCAACTCTCTCCTATAAATTCTTAATTTTTTATTTTCTGATTTCAATTTTCAAATAAAATTTACTCATAAACATAAATTTTATAAAACTTAAAAATCATATTGGTAAAGTAAAGGGAGGATGTTATTTATGAAATATAAATTAATATGTATAGATATGGATGGTACCTTATTGAATGGTCATAGTAGTATTAGTGAAAGAAATAAAGAAGCTTTAAAAAAAGCTGTTAATAAAGGTGTACAAGTTGCTATAAGTACTGGGAGAATATTTGCTTCTGCTGATTATTTTGCTGAACTTATAGGAATAAAAACAGATTTAATTTCATGTAATGGAGCATATATAAAAAATAGATCAACAAATGAAATAATATATAGTAATACCTTAACTAATGAACAAGTATTAAAAATTCATAATTCTATAAAAGGACATAATTTTAGAATAATGTATTATACTCATGACACAGCTATTGTTGATTCTCCATTTCCTGAAAATCACACATATAATTTAACAAATAAGTTAGTTAGTGATGAAAAAAAAGTCAAGTTTTTTATTACATCTGATATAAATGAAATTCTTGAAATATATAACAATAAAATAATTAAAATAATTTGCATAGATAATGGTGATGATAAAGATACTTTATTTAAAGTTAAAAATAACTTATTAAAGTTTTCAGATATAGAAACTGTAAGCTCTGAAAATAATAATTTTGAAATTATGCAAAAAGATGTTTCAAAAGGAAATGCTGCAAAAATTCTTTCTGAAAAACTTGGCATAAAGCCAGAGGAAGTTGTCTGCATAGGTGATAATGAAAATGACTTATCAATGATTAAATTTGCAGGACTTGGTGTAGCCATGGGCAATGGCTCAGATGTGATTAAAAAAATTGCTAATTACATTACAGATACAAATGTAAATGATGGTGTTGCAAAAGTAATAGAAAAATTTATACTTTAATATACAGTTCTTAAACTTTGTCTAATTTATAATTTTAGTTATCACAAATTATTTAATAAGGCACAATTAAAAAAATGTAATAAACGTATTTTATACCTTTATTACATTTATATTATCTTTAACTTTTGGAATTTATTGAGTTTTGTTAGTTAAAGTCTTTTCATTTGTTTATAATATATACTATGAAGTAAATAAATAAATGTTACATAAAACTTTCTAATATTAACTTTTATAAATAAACTTATTTAATAGAATTTTATTTATAAAAGTTACATTTGATTCGAGGTGGTAATTATGAATAAAAACAAACAAAAAAGAATTGCTGTTATAAATGATTTATCTGGATTTGGGCGTTGTTCTTTAACTGTTGCACTTCCAATAATATCTGCTATGAAAATACAGTGTTGCCCTTTGCCAACTGCAATTTTATCTGCAAATACAGCATTCCCAAATTTCTTTTTTGATGATTATACAAATAATATGAAAAGTTTCACAAATCATTGGCAGGAGCTTAACTTAAATTTTGATGGAATATGTACAGGTTTTTTAGGTTCTAAAAATCAAATTGATATTGTCATAGATTTTATAAGAAAATTCAAAAATAATAATACACATGTTTTAGTCGATCCTATAATGGGAGATAACGGAAAAATATATTCAACTTACACAGATGAAATGTGCAACGAAATGAAATTACTAATAAAATATGCTGATATAATAACCCCTAACCTAACTGAGGCTTGCAAGTTAATAGATATGCCATATCCAAATAGAATTCTAGATGAAAAAGAACTAGAATTTATAGCTAAAAGTCTATGTGAAAATGGTCCCAAAAAAATTATAATAACAGGATTACAAAACAATGATTATGTACAAAATTATATTTATGAAATTGGAAAGTCTCCAAAGATAATAAGTGTAAAAAAGATTGGAAAAGATAGATGTGGTACAGGAGATGTATTTAGTTCAATATTAGCTGCTGATATGGTAAATAATTTAGATATTATAGATAGTGTAAAAAAAGCTAGTGATTTTATAAGCAAATGTCTAGAATACACATCTCAATTAGATATTTCAGTACATGAAGGTATATGCTTTGAAGAATACCTATGCGAATTAAAATAACATAATTAATTTTGGCTATGTTTTAAAACATAGCCAAAATTTTATTATATGTATTTTTCTAAATTCATTTTTATTTTTTCTTTTGGTAAGAATCCTACTTCAGTACTTACATCTTTACCATCTTTAAATATTATCATAGTTGGAATACTAAATACGCTAAACTTACTAGCTAATTCACCACTTTCATCTACATTAACTTTAAAGAATTTAACTTTATCCTTCATTTCTTCTTCTAATTCTTCAAATATAGGTGCTAACATCTTACAAGGTCCACACCAATCCGCAAAAAAGTCTACTATTACAATTCCTTCTTTTATTGCATCATCGAATTCATTAACTTTTAATATTTTTGACATAACTTATTACCTCACTTTATTTTATTATTTTTTATAACAGTTTGTTTTTGAATATATAAATTCACTTATCGAGTATAATCATTTATAATCTTTAACATAGTTTTTAAATATATTTATTTTTTATTTTTTTCATCTACATAAGAAACTGCAGATAATGCTGCAATATTTCCTTCTCCTGCTGATTTAATATATTGATAAGGCACTCCTACTATATCTCCAGCTGCAAAACATCCTTTTATGTTTGTTTTCATCAATCTATCAACCTTAACATGATTTTGATCTAGTTCTAATCCTGGAACCAATTGACCAGGTGATATGCTATCTCTTAGTATAAAGATACCATCTGTTTTTAATTCCTTATTAGATAAAATTAGAGAATTAACTTTCATATCTCCTTTTATCTCAACAGGCTTATCTTTTATAATTTCAATATTTGAGTTTACTTCTACTTCCTCATTATACATAGGTATGTAATATACCTTAGATGCTATTGATGCTATAAAATTAGCTTCTTCTTCATCTTTTTTATTATAAGCTATGATAGTAACTACTTTATTTTTATATAAAGGTGCATCACAAGTTGCACAATATCCAACACCTTTTCCTAAAAACTCTTCTTCCCCATTAAATGGCTTTCCAAAGTTCACCCCAGTAGCTAAAATTATAGAAGTTGCTTCATACATCTTTTCATTTACCATTAATGAAAAATAATCCCCCATTGCATAAATATTATTTACCTTTTCTTCTGTAATCTCTATGTCCATAGATTTTAAATGATTAAGAAACTCATCTTTTATTTCCAATCCACTTTTTCCATAGAATCCTAAATAATTATTTATAGTATGAGCCTTTACTAGTTTATTACTAATATCTTTACTTCCAAAGATTATAAAGTTCTTTTTTCTTATTTTTGCATTTAATGCTGCTGATAACCCCGCTGGTCCACTTCCAATAATGGCTATATCGTATCTCTCTCCCATAAAATTCCCTCCAAATCTTAATTAAGAATAATCAATCTAAAATATATTATTACTAAAAATCAATATTTAAATACATTTAAGTAATATAAAAAGCTTTTTTATCTATCTTTCTTATAAACTCATACCAACTATAACTTCACAAAAAAATAGTTTGAATTTAATTTTGCTAAATTTAATTTATTAAAATATATTTGTTTGGTTTATTATATATCCTTACTATTAGTAATGTCAAACAAATTTAAAATTATTATAAAAAGAAAAAATCACATTACTTTTCAAATTAATAATTTACAGTAATAGTCCTGATTTTAGATTTTATAAATTATTTTCAATTGCTTATTAATAATTAAAAGTTATATATACTTTCATATAAAAGTATTTTATTTTGTAATATAGTAAAATTAGTATTAAAATTACTTAAATAGACATTTAAATAAGTATTGATATATGAAATAGTAAAGTGCTATACATATATTAACAATTTACTAAGGAGGCTTTTTATGATCTATTATGACTACCACATGCATTGTAATTATTCTGCTGACTCACAGGCTCCTATGGAGGATATGATAAAAAAATCTATTGAATTAGGACTTAAAGAAATTTGTTTTACTGATCATGTTGATTATGATGTA encodes:
- a CDS encoding Cof-type HAD-IIB family hydrolase is translated as MKYKLICIDMDGTLLNGHSSISERNKEALKKAVNKGVQVAISTGRIFASADYFAELIGIKTDLISCNGAYIKNRSTNEIIYSNTLTNEQVLKIHNSIKGHNFRIMYYTHDTAIVDSPFPENHTYNLTNKLVSDEKKVKFFITSDINEILEIYNNKIIKIICIDNGDDKDTLFKVKNNLLKFSDIETVSSENNNFEIMQKDVSKGNAAKILSEKLGIKPEEVVCIGDNENDLSMIKFAGLGVAMGNGSDVIKKIANYITDTNVNDGVAKVIEKFIL
- a CDS encoding NAD(P)/FAD-dependent oxidoreductase, with protein sequence MGERYDIAIIGSGPAGLSAALNAKIRKKNFIIFGSKDISNKLVKAHTINNYLGFYGKSGLEIKDEFLNHLKSMDIEITEEKVNNIYAMGDYFSLMVNEKMYEATSIILATGVNFGKPFNGEEEFLGKGVGYCATCDAPLYKNKVVTIIAYNKKDEEEANFIASIASKVYYIPMYNEEVEVNSNIEIIKDKPVEIKGDMKVNSLILSNKELKTDGIFILRDSISPGQLVPGLELDQNHVKVDRLMKTNIKGCFAAGDIVGVPYQYIKSAGEGNIAALSAVSYVDEKNKK
- a CDS encoding ATP cone domain-containing protein; this encodes MNIIKKSGRIEEFQISKVRQSILSASEEVTEPLSDAELKLVEKEVNNILTKLNRTETSSYEVFAICLNVLNELGFKAVCKSYLQGSISF
- a CDS encoding pyridoxamine kinase, giving the protein MNKNKQKRIAVINDLSGFGRCSLTVALPIISAMKIQCCPLPTAILSANTAFPNFFFDDYTNNMKSFTNHWQELNLNFDGICTGFLGSKNQIDIVIDFIRKFKNNNTHVLVDPIMGDNGKIYSTYTDEMCNEMKLLIKYADIITPNLTEACKLIDMPYPNRILDEKELEFIAKSLCENGPKKIIITGLQNNDYVQNYIYEIGKSPKIISVKKIGKDRCGTGDVFSSILAADMVNNLDIIDSVKKASDFISKCLEYTSQLDISVHEGICFEEYLCELK
- the trxA gene encoding thioredoxin — translated: MSKILKVNEFDDAIKEGIVIVDFFADWCGPCKMLAPIFEELEEEMKDKVKFFKVNVDESGELASKFSVFSIPTMIIFKDGKDVSTEVGFLPKEKIKMNLEKYI